One window of Triticum dicoccoides isolate Atlit2015 ecotype Zavitan chromosome 5A, WEW_v2.0, whole genome shotgun sequence genomic DNA carries:
- the LOC119304023 gene encoding glutathione S-transferase F10-like, protein MASGLQVFGQPASTDVARVLTCLFEKNLEFDLVRIDTFKRQHKLPEFVRLRDPSGQVTFKHGDKTLVDPRAICRYLCTQFPNQGNRNLYGTGSLERASIEQWLQAEAQSFNPPSSALVFQLAFAPLLEIPQDHMAIAENERKLQQVLNVYDEILSKNEYLAGDEFTLADLSHLPDSQYIVSSERGRKLFTSRRNVARWFDKISRRKAWEQVVKMQMEHPGAFE, encoded by the exons ATGGCTTCAGGCTTGCAGGTGTTTGGCCAGCCAGCATCCACCGATGTTGCCAGGGTTCTGACATGCCTCTTTGAGAAGAATTTGGAGTTTGATCTCGTCCGCATCGACACATTCAAGAGACAGCACAAGCTTCCTGAGTTTGTCAGGCTGCGG GATCCAAGTGGACAAGTGACATTCAAGCATGGCGACAAGACTCTTGTCG ATCCAAGGGCTATTTGCCGGTACCTCTGTACCCAGTTCCCAAACCAGGGAAACAGGAACCTCTATGGAACAGGTTCTCTGGAGCGGGCATCAATAGAACAGTGGCTGCAAGCAGAGGCTCAGAGCTTCAACCCTCCCAGCTCGGCCCTCGTGTTTCAGCTGGCATTTGCTCCTCTTCTGGAAATTCCTCAGGACCACATGGCCATTGCAGAGAATGAGAGGAAGCTTCAGCAAGTCCTCAACGTTTACGACGAAATACTCTCCAAGAATGAGTACCTGGCTGGCGATGAGTTCACCCTGGCCGACCTCTCCCACCTTCCGGACTCGCAGTACATCGTGAGTTCAGAGAGAGGGAGGAAGCTCTTCACCTCCAGGAGGAATGTGGCGAGGTGGTTCGACAAAATCTCGAGGCGCAAGGCCTGGGAGCAGGTTGTCAAGATGCAGATGGAGCATCCTGGGGCCTTTGAGTAA
- the LOC119304021 gene encoding glutathione S-transferase F11-like yields MAAPVTVYGPAISPAVARVAACLLEKDVAFQLEAVDMSKGEHKSPSFLKLQPFGQVPAFKDHLTTVFESRAICRYICDQYSDRGNRTLLGRKEDGAVGRAAIEQWVESEGQAFNPPSLAIAFQLTFAPLMGMATDMAVVEQNEAKLAKVLDVYERRLAESQYFAGDEFTLADLVHMPNTDLLVSKTGKAGLITERKNLSRWWDEVSARPSWKKVVELQSVPRPSKA; encoded by the exons ATGGCGGCGCCCGTGACGGTCTACGGGCCGGCGATCTCGCCGGCGGTGGCCCGCGTGGCGGCGTGCCTGCTGGAGAAGGACGTGGCCTTCCAGCTCGAGGCGGTGGACATGTCCAAGGGCGAGCACAAGTCCCCCTCCTTCCTCAAGCTCCAGCCCTTCGGCCAGGTCCCCGCCTTCAAAGACCACCTCACCACCGTCTTCG AGTCAAGGGCTATTTGCCGTTACATCTGTGACCAGTACTCGGACCGTGGCAACCGGACTCTCCTAGGCCGGAAGGAAGACGGCGCGGTAGGCCGCGCCGCCATCGAGCAATGGGTAGAATCTGAAGGCCAGGCATTTAACCCTCCGAGCTTGGCCATCGCATTCCAGCTCACCTTCGCGCCGCTCATGGGTATGGCCACCGACATGGCCGTGGTCGAGCAGAATGAGGCGAAGCTCGCCAAGGTGCTTGATGTATACGAGCGGCGGCTGGCGGAGAGCCAGtatttcgccggcgacgagttcaCCCTTGCCGACCTTGTGCACATGCCCAACACTGATCTTCTCGTGAGCAAGACCGGCAAGGCGGGTCTGATCACCGAGAGAAAGAACCTGTCCAGATGGTGGGACGAGGTCTCGGCTCGTCCGTCGTGGAAGAAGGTTGTCGAGTTGCAGAGTGTACCACGACCCTCTAAAGCTTGA
- the LOC119304024 gene encoding probable carboxylesterase 2 yields MDPESEVSFEFVPVIRQYRSGRVERLLPVDAVPPSVDAATGVASRDVVFDPATGVWARLYLPARPPDGAGNRLPIMVYLHGGGLVGGSAADAPEHAFLNRLCARARVLGVSVEYRLAPEHPVPACYDDAWAAIRWAAEGAEPWLRDRGDRARMFVVGYSAGGNVAHNVALRAGEEADALPRGVRVRGLGLLHPYFLSAEKADGEHSWLRGKLEELWPFACGGRTAGLDDPRVNPVADGAPSLRRLGCDRALVCLAEDELRLRGKAYHDGLLGSGWAEGDAELLDSVGEDHQFFLREPPSATALVLLDRLAALLGAGANQH; encoded by the coding sequence ATGGACCCTGAGTCCGAGGTCTCGTTCGAGTTCGTGCCGGTGATCCGGCAGTACAGGAGCGGCCGCGTCGAGCGCCTGCTCCCCGTGGACGCCGTCCCGCCCTCCGTCGACGCCGCCACCGGAGTCGCCTCCAGGGACGTCGTCTTCGACCCGGCCACCGGCGTGTGGGCCCGCCTCTACCTCCCCGCGCGCCCTCCCGACGGCGCGGGCAACAGGCTCCCCATCATGGTGTACCTCCACGGCGGCGGCCTCGTCGGCGGCTCGGCCGCGGACGCACCCGAGCACGCGTTCCTCAACCGCCTGTGTGCCCGCGCGCGCGTCCTCGGCGTGTCCGTCGAGTACCGCCTCGCGCCGGAGCACCCCGTCCCGGCCTGCTACGACGACGCGTGGGCCGCGATCCGGTGGGCCGCCGAGGGCGCCGAACCGTGGCTCCGGGACCGCGGCGACCGCGCGCGGATGTTCGTGGTCGGGTACAGCGCCGGCGGCAACGTCGCCCACAACGTGGCGCTccgcgccggcgaggaggccgacgCGCTCCCCCGCGGCGTCCGGGTCAGGGGGCTCGGGCTCCTGCATCCCTACTTCCTCTCGGCCGAGAAGGCCGACGGCGAGCACTCGTGGCTGAGGGGCAAGCTGGAGGAGCTGTGGCCGTTCGCGTGCGGCGGCCGCACCGCCGGGCTGGACGACCCGCGGGTCAACCCGGTGGCCGACGGGGCGCCGAGCTTGCGGCGGCTCGGCTGCGACCGCGCCCTCGTCTGCCTCGCCGAGGACGAGCTGCGGCTCCGAGGCAAGGCGTACCACGACGGGTTGCTGGGGAGCGGGTGGGCGGAGGGCGACGCCGAGCTGCTCGACTCCGTCGGCGAGGACCACCAGTTCTTCCTCCGGGAGCCCCCGAGCGCGACGGCGCTGGTTCTCTTGGACCGGCTGGCCGCGCTCCTCGGCGCCGGCGCGAACCAGCACTAG
- the LOC119304025 gene encoding F-box/LRR-repeat protein 10-like isoform X1, translated as MSVRSPSSTRVPSTTGMSAPDPIDDPAPEPPPAMDAALPAAVVATILSRLDVRSLLLASAVCRCFRSCASHALSFLPAFHLLEVVLTHNLLRPLLPRNPALRSLRLDAARLDDDAVDCLARPGLHELTLRNCNNISGRLLRELSATCPDLRVLSLNSLADRRGLAMTFSDLKALLDGCSSLETLRLAFDLSKFDNPSFSHVWSSASEGLSSLEMGFIPLQMLLALLAVAMESRQRIGYVKAPVFFPSLQKLRLTVEFITDHLIGSISTALPLLTHLDLQDSPIMEPESATATDLTDAGLQQINPKGKLKHLSLIRSQEFIYTSFRHVNDLGILLMSEKCTNLESICLGGFSRVTDTGFRAIIHSCPGLHKLKVTNGSHLTDLVFHDIVATSLCLTHVSLRWCTLLTDAGIERLSFNKGLNVLDLKDCKSLGDEAVRALSCLPRLRKLVLDGTMITNQAMEYLGVGVCPLASLSLRGCYKLTNDCIPLLFAGSVKESLHALDLSRIPSLTDDAIMVIVRTRTPLTELRLRENPEIGDASVKALASMQFEGVTCGSTLQLLDLYDCGGITLLAMKWFKKPLFPRLRWLGLKGSLNRIMVDALVLTRPFLRLACGGEELGTPYRDTSGEWCRHEDDDSEDLEPWHLDGEAVSDAETVNEE; from the exons ATGTCCGTCCGCTCTCCCAGCAGCACCAGAGTACCATCCACCACCGGCATGTCCGCGCCAGATCCGATCGACGATCCGGCCCCCGAGCCGCCGCCGGCGATGGACGCCGCGCTCCCGGCCGCCGTCGTCGCCACCATCCTCTCCCGCCTCGACGTCCgctccctcctcctcgcctccGCCGTCTGCCGCTGCTTCCGCTCCTGCGCCTCCCacgccctctccttcctccccgccTTCCACCTCCTC GAGGTGGTGCTGACGCACAACCTGCTCCGCCCGCTGCTGCCGCGCAACCCGGCCCTGCGGAGCCTCCGGCTGGACGCCGCGCGGCTCGACGACGACGCCGTCGACTGCCTCGCCCGCCCCGGCCTGCACGAGCTCACCCTCCGCAACTGCAACAACATCAGCGGCCGCCTGCTCCGCGAGCTCAGCGCCACCTGCCCGGATCTCAG GGTGCTGTCTCTGAACTCACTTGCTGATCGGAGGGGCTTGGCCATGACATTCTCTGATCTGAAGGCGTTGCTCGATGGATGTTCCAGTTTGGAG ACTCTCCGCTTGGCATTTGATCTCTCAAAGTTCGATAACCCCAGTTTCAGCCATGTGTGGTCATCTGCTTCTGAAGGCCTGTCCTCTCTTGAAATGGGTTTTATTCCATTGCAAATGTTACTTGCACTTCTGGCTGTGGCTATGGAGTCGCGACAACGCATTGGTTATGTCAAGGCACCTGTCTTTTTTCCTAGCCTTCAGAAGTTGCGCCTCACAGTTGAGTTCATCACCGACCATTTGATTGGGTCCATATCAACAGCACTTCCATTATTGACACATCTGGACCTTCAGGATTCACCAATTATGGAACCTGAATCTGCAACTGCAACAGATCTCACAGATGCTGGCCTTCAGCAGATCAATCCGAAGGGTAAGTTGAAGCATTTATCTCTAATTAGAAGCCAGGAGTTCATATACACGTCTTTCCGCCATGTAAATGACCTGGGAATTCTGCTAATGTCCGAGAAGTGCACAAATCTGGAGAGTATCTGTCTTGGTGGTTTCTCCCGTGTAACGGACACCGGGTTTAGGGCTATCATACACTCTTGTCCAGGTCTTCATAAGCTTAAGGTGACTAATGGAAGCCATCTCACTGATCTTGTTTTCCATGACATTGTTGCCACCTCCCTTTGCCTAACACATGTGAGTCTGAGATGGTGTACTCTACTAACTGATGCTGGGATTGAGAGGCTGTCATTCAACAAGGGTCTCAATGTTTTGGATCTTAAAGATTGCAAGAGTCTGGGTGATGAAGCTGTAAGAGCTCTGAGCTGCCTTCCCAGGCTGCGGAAATTGGTGTTGGATGGAACCATGATCACTAATCAAGCAATGGAGTATCTGGGCGTTGGAGTATGCCCGCTAGCTTCATTATCTCTGAGGGGCTGCTATAAGCTAACAAATGATTGCATACCCTTGCTGTTTGCTGGTTCTGTTAAAGAGAGCCTACATGCATTGGATCTCTCAAGAATCCCAAGTCTCACCGACGACGCTATCATGGTGATAGTGCGGACCCGAACTCCTCTTACTGAGCTGCGGCTGCGAGAGAATCCAGAAATAGGGGATGCTTCTGTCAAGGCTCTTGCATCCATGCAATTCGAGGGGGTAACTTGCGGCAGCACCTTGCAGCTGCTGGATCTCTACGACTGCGGTGGGATCACATTACTTGCAATGAAGTGGTTTAAGAAACCACTCTTCCCAAGACTGCGATGGCTCGGGCTAAAAGGCAGCTTGAACAGGATCATGGTCGACGCCCTGGTTCTAACCCGCCCTTTCTTGCGTCTAGCATGTGGCGGCGAGGAACTGGGGACACCATACCGGGACACATCCGGCGAGTGGTGTCGGCACGAGGACGATGATTCCGAAGATCTTGAGCCCTGGCACTTGGACGGTGAGGCAGTATCTGATGCCGAAACCGTCAACGAGGAGTAA
- the LOC119304025 gene encoding F-box/LRR-repeat protein 10-like isoform X2, with amino-acid sequence MSVRSPSSTRVPSTTGMSAPDPIDDPAPEPPPAMDAALPAAVVATILSRLDVRSLLLASAVCRCFRSCASHALSFLPAFHLLEVVLTHNLLRPLLPRNPALRSLRLDAARLDDDAVDCLARPGLHELTLRNCNNISGRLLRELSATCPDLRVLSLNSLADRRGLAMTFSDLKALLDGCSSLETLRLAFDLSKFDNPSFSHVWSSASEGLSSLEMGFIPLQMLLALLAVAMESRQRIGYVKAPVFFPSLQKLRLTDSPIMEPESATATDLTDAGLQQINPKGKLKHLSLIRSQEFIYTSFRHVNDLGILLMSEKCTNLESICLGGFSRVTDTGFRAIIHSCPGLHKLKVTNGSHLTDLVFHDIVATSLCLTHVSLRWCTLLTDAGIERLSFNKGLNVLDLKDCKSLGDEAVRALSCLPRLRKLVLDGTMITNQAMEYLGVGVCPLASLSLRGCYKLTNDCIPLLFAGSVKESLHALDLSRIPSLTDDAIMVIVRTRTPLTELRLRENPEIGDASVKALASMQFEGVTCGSTLQLLDLYDCGGITLLAMKWFKKPLFPRLRWLGLKGSLNRIMVDALVLTRPFLRLACGGEELGTPYRDTSGEWCRHEDDDSEDLEPWHLDGEAVSDAETVNEE; translated from the exons ATGTCCGTCCGCTCTCCCAGCAGCACCAGAGTACCATCCACCACCGGCATGTCCGCGCCAGATCCGATCGACGATCCGGCCCCCGAGCCGCCGCCGGCGATGGACGCCGCGCTCCCGGCCGCCGTCGTCGCCACCATCCTCTCCCGCCTCGACGTCCgctccctcctcctcgcctccGCCGTCTGCCGCTGCTTCCGCTCCTGCGCCTCCCacgccctctccttcctccccgccTTCCACCTCCTC GAGGTGGTGCTGACGCACAACCTGCTCCGCCCGCTGCTGCCGCGCAACCCGGCCCTGCGGAGCCTCCGGCTGGACGCCGCGCGGCTCGACGACGACGCCGTCGACTGCCTCGCCCGCCCCGGCCTGCACGAGCTCACCCTCCGCAACTGCAACAACATCAGCGGCCGCCTGCTCCGCGAGCTCAGCGCCACCTGCCCGGATCTCAG GGTGCTGTCTCTGAACTCACTTGCTGATCGGAGGGGCTTGGCCATGACATTCTCTGATCTGAAGGCGTTGCTCGATGGATGTTCCAGTTTGGAG ACTCTCCGCTTGGCATTTGATCTCTCAAAGTTCGATAACCCCAGTTTCAGCCATGTGTGGTCATCTGCTTCTGAAGGCCTGTCCTCTCTTGAAATGGGTTTTATTCCATTGCAAATGTTACTTGCACTTCTGGCTGTGGCTATGGAGTCGCGACAACGCATTGGTTATGTCAAGGCACCTGTCTTTTTTCCTAGCCTTCAGAAGTTGCGCCTCACA GATTCACCAATTATGGAACCTGAATCTGCAACTGCAACAGATCTCACAGATGCTGGCCTTCAGCAGATCAATCCGAAGGGTAAGTTGAAGCATTTATCTCTAATTAGAAGCCAGGAGTTCATATACACGTCTTTCCGCCATGTAAATGACCTGGGAATTCTGCTAATGTCCGAGAAGTGCACAAATCTGGAGAGTATCTGTCTTGGTGGTTTCTCCCGTGTAACGGACACCGGGTTTAGGGCTATCATACACTCTTGTCCAGGTCTTCATAAGCTTAAGGTGACTAATGGAAGCCATCTCACTGATCTTGTTTTCCATGACATTGTTGCCACCTCCCTTTGCCTAACACATGTGAGTCTGAGATGGTGTACTCTACTAACTGATGCTGGGATTGAGAGGCTGTCATTCAACAAGGGTCTCAATGTTTTGGATCTTAAAGATTGCAAGAGTCTGGGTGATGAAGCTGTAAGAGCTCTGAGCTGCCTTCCCAGGCTGCGGAAATTGGTGTTGGATGGAACCATGATCACTAATCAAGCAATGGAGTATCTGGGCGTTGGAGTATGCCCGCTAGCTTCATTATCTCTGAGGGGCTGCTATAAGCTAACAAATGATTGCATACCCTTGCTGTTTGCTGGTTCTGTTAAAGAGAGCCTACATGCATTGGATCTCTCAAGAATCCCAAGTCTCACCGACGACGCTATCATGGTGATAGTGCGGACCCGAACTCCTCTTACTGAGCTGCGGCTGCGAGAGAATCCAGAAATAGGGGATGCTTCTGTCAAGGCTCTTGCATCCATGCAATTCGAGGGGGTAACTTGCGGCAGCACCTTGCAGCTGCTGGATCTCTACGACTGCGGTGGGATCACATTACTTGCAATGAAGTGGTTTAAGAAACCACTCTTCCCAAGACTGCGATGGCTCGGGCTAAAAGGCAGCTTGAACAGGATCATGGTCGACGCCCTGGTTCTAACCCGCCCTTTCTTGCGTCTAGCATGTGGCGGCGAGGAACTGGGGACACCATACCGGGACACATCCGGCGAGTGGTGTCGGCACGAGGACGATGATTCCGAAGATCTTGAGCCCTGGCACTTGGACGGTGAGGCAGTATCTGATGCCGAAACCGTCAACGAGGAGTAA